A window of Nicotiana tabacum cultivar K326 chromosome 24, ASM71507v2, whole genome shotgun sequence contains these coding sequences:
- the LOC107769493 gene encoding protein ZINC INDUCED FACILITATOR 1-like isoform X3, whose amino-acid sequence MVRDFHIADREEDISYYAGYVGSSFMLGRALTSILWGMIADRYGRKPVVIIGTITVVIFNALFGLSTDFWMAIFLRFLMGSLCGIIGTMRAYASEICRKEYHALGISAVSTSWGIGLVIGPAIGGYLAQPAEKYPGVFSKDSLFGRFPYLLPCLMISLFALVATVVSFWLPETLHKHNKTNKDQSDLHDVAEGTTNGLNLSESMKHSERRIPNSQKSLLKNWPLVSAIFVYCVFQLHDIAYLEIFSLWAVSPRNLGGLSFTTADVGQVLAITGVGLLLFQLFAYPLVERIVGPVMISRVGAVLSIPLLASYPYIAMLSGFCLSIALNCASMLKNVLSVSITTGLLIMQNRAVAQEQRGAANGISMSSMSFFKTIGPATGGSLLSWAQRRQDADILPGDQLVFFVLNVIELLGLLLTFRPFLQEPEDNIPKSKKDSADQSENGIQETLSLTELP is encoded by the exons ATG GTCAGAGATTTTCACATTGCGGATAGGGAGGAAGATATTAGTTACTACGCTGGATATGTAG GTTCTTCATTCATGTTGGGAAGAGCTTTGACATCTATTCTTTGGGGAATGATTGCTGATCGTTATGGTCGAAAGCCAGTTGTCATTATCGGGACAATTACAGT GGTTATCTTCAATGCACTCTTTGGCCTTAGTACAGACTTTTGGATGGCTATTTTTTTGAGGTTTCTCATGGGCAGCTTGTGTGGAATAATTGGCACTATGAGG GCATATGCTTCTGAAATTTGCCGAAAAGAATACCATGCTTTGGGAATATCTGCT GTAAGCACATCATGGGGCATTGGTTTGGTTATTGGTCCTGCTATTGGAGGTTATCTTGCACAG CCTGCAGAAAAGTACCCTGGCGTATTCTCGAAGGACTCCTTATTCGGGAG ATTCCCATATTTGTTACCTTGtcttatgatatcactatttgcATTAGTTGCAACAGTAGTCTCCTTTTGGCTTCCG GAGACACTACACAAGCATAACAAAACTAACAAAGATCAAAGTGATCTCCATGATGTTGCAGAAGGAACTACAAATGGTTTAAATTTGTCTGAGAGCATGAAGCATTCTGAACGCAGAATCCCGAATTCCCAGAAAAGCCTTCTTAAGAATTGGCCCTTAGTGTCAGCTATTTTTGTCTATTGTGTTTTCCAGCTTCATGATATTGCCTATTTAGAG ATTTTTTCATTGTGGGCTGTCAGTCCAAGGAATCTTGGGGGTTTAAGCTTTACAACTGCTGATGTTGGACAAGTTCTTGCCATCACAG GTGTTGGTTTGTTACTCTTCCAGCTATTTGCTTACCCATTGGTCGAAAGGATTGTTGGGCCTGTCATGATTTCTCGTGTTGGCGCA GTATTAAGCATACCGTTGCTGGCAAGCTACCCATATATAGCTATGTTATCCGGTTTCTGCCTATCCATAGCTCTTAACTGCGCATCTATGTTAAAAAATGTGCTCTCG GTATCGATCACCACTGGATTGCTAATTATGCAGAATAGAGCTGTG GCCCAGGAGCAAAGAGGAGCTGCAAATGGCATTTCTATGTCTTCAATGTCTTTTTTCAAGACAATCGGCCCAGCAACTGGGGGTTCATT ATTGTCCTGGGCACAACGGCGTCAAGATGCTGATATTTTGCCAG GTGATCAGCTGGTTTTCTTTGTCCTCAATGTGATTGAGTTGCTGGGCTTACTTCTGACCTTCAGACCATTTCTGCAAGAGCCTGAAGACaacattcctaagtccaaaaaagACTCTGCAGATCAATCAGAAAATGGCATACAAGAGACGCTCTCACTAACAGAGTTGCCTTGA
- the LOC107769493 gene encoding protein ZINC INDUCED FACILITATOR-LIKE 1-like isoform X1: MGNNREPLLHKREEEENEYFEDCPGCKVDLLKRSDRSVPVKAVFYISIVTLCAALPISSLFPFLYFMVRDFHIADREEDISYYAGYVGSSFMLGRALTSILWGMIADRYGRKPVVIIGTITVVIFNALFGLSTDFWMAIFLRFLMGSLCGIIGTMRAYASEICRKEYHALGISAVSTSWGIGLVIGPAIGGYLAQPAEKYPGVFSKDSLFGRFPYLLPCLMISLFALVATVVSFWLPETLHKHNKTNKDQSDLHDVAEGTTNGLNLSESMKHSERRIPNSQKSLLKNWPLVSAIFVYCVFQLHDIAYLEIFSLWAVSPRNLGGLSFTTADVGQVLAITGVGLLLFQLFAYPLVERIVGPVMISRVGAVLSIPLLASYPYIAMLSGFCLSIALNCASMLKNVLSVSITTGLLIMQNRAVAQEQRGAANGISMSSMSFFKTIGPATGGSLLSWAQRRQDADILPGDQLVFFVLNVIELLGLLLTFRPFLQEPEDNIPKSKKDSADQSENGIQETLSLTELP, from the exons ATGGGAAATAACAGAGAGCCATTGTTGCATAAgcgagaagaagaagaaaatgagtaTTTTGAGGATTGTCCTGGTTGTAAAGTTGATCTGCTTAAACGCTCCGATAGGAGCGTCCCTGTTAAGGCCGTCTTCTACATCTCCATCGTCACTTTATGCGCTG CTTTGCCAATATCATCTCTGTTCCCTTTCCTCTATTTTATG GTCAGAGATTTTCACATTGCGGATAGGGAGGAAGATATTAGTTACTACGCTGGATATGTAG GTTCTTCATTCATGTTGGGAAGAGCTTTGACATCTATTCTTTGGGGAATGATTGCTGATCGTTATGGTCGAAAGCCAGTTGTCATTATCGGGACAATTACAGT GGTTATCTTCAATGCACTCTTTGGCCTTAGTACAGACTTTTGGATGGCTATTTTTTTGAGGTTTCTCATGGGCAGCTTGTGTGGAATAATTGGCACTATGAGG GCATATGCTTCTGAAATTTGCCGAAAAGAATACCATGCTTTGGGAATATCTGCT GTAAGCACATCATGGGGCATTGGTTTGGTTATTGGTCCTGCTATTGGAGGTTATCTTGCACAG CCTGCAGAAAAGTACCCTGGCGTATTCTCGAAGGACTCCTTATTCGGGAG ATTCCCATATTTGTTACCTTGtcttatgatatcactatttgcATTAGTTGCAACAGTAGTCTCCTTTTGGCTTCCG GAGACACTACACAAGCATAACAAAACTAACAAAGATCAAAGTGATCTCCATGATGTTGCAGAAGGAACTACAAATGGTTTAAATTTGTCTGAGAGCATGAAGCATTCTGAACGCAGAATCCCGAATTCCCAGAAAAGCCTTCTTAAGAATTGGCCCTTAGTGTCAGCTATTTTTGTCTATTGTGTTTTCCAGCTTCATGATATTGCCTATTTAGAG ATTTTTTCATTGTGGGCTGTCAGTCCAAGGAATCTTGGGGGTTTAAGCTTTACAACTGCTGATGTTGGACAAGTTCTTGCCATCACAG GTGTTGGTTTGTTACTCTTCCAGCTATTTGCTTACCCATTGGTCGAAAGGATTGTTGGGCCTGTCATGATTTCTCGTGTTGGCGCA GTATTAAGCATACCGTTGCTGGCAAGCTACCCATATATAGCTATGTTATCCGGTTTCTGCCTATCCATAGCTCTTAACTGCGCATCTATGTTAAAAAATGTGCTCTCG GTATCGATCACCACTGGATTGCTAATTATGCAGAATAGAGCTGTG GCCCAGGAGCAAAGAGGAGCTGCAAATGGCATTTCTATGTCTTCAATGTCTTTTTTCAAGACAATCGGCCCAGCAACTGGGGGTTCATT ATTGTCCTGGGCACAACGGCGTCAAGATGCTGATATTTTGCCAG GTGATCAGCTGGTTTTCTTTGTCCTCAATGTGATTGAGTTGCTGGGCTTACTTCTGACCTTCAGACCATTTCTGCAAGAGCCTGAAGACaacattcctaagtccaaaaaagACTCTGCAGATCAATCAGAAAATGGCATACAAGAGACGCTCTCACTAACAGAGTTGCCTTGA
- the LOC107769493 gene encoding protein ZINC INDUCED FACILITATOR 1-like isoform X2, with protein MGNNREPLLHKREEEENEYFEDCPGCKVDLLKRSDRSVPVKAVFYISIVTLCAALPISSLFPFLYFMVRDFHIADREEDISYYAGYVGSSFMLGRALTSILWGMIADRYGRKPVVIIGTITVVIFNALFGLSTDFWMAIFLRFLMGSLCGIIGTMRAYASEICRKEYHALGISAVSTSWGIGLVIGPAIGGYLAQPAEKYPGVFSKDSLFGRFPYLLPCLMISLFALVATVVSFWLPETLHKHNKTNKDQSDLHDVAEGTTNGLNLSESMKHSERRIPNSQKSLLKNWPLVSAIFVYCVFQLHDIAYLEIFSLWAVSPRNLGGLSFTTADVGQVLAITGVGLLLFQLFAYPLVERIVGPVMISRVGAVLSIPLLASYPYIAMLSGFCLSIALNCASMLKNVLSVSITTGLLIMQNRAVAQEQRGAANGISMSSMSFFKTIGPATGGSFCECLRAILKCTSASGCLLDLDLDEIVFVLHL; from the exons ATGGGAAATAACAGAGAGCCATTGTTGCATAAgcgagaagaagaagaaaatgagtaTTTTGAGGATTGTCCTGGTTGTAAAGTTGATCTGCTTAAACGCTCCGATAGGAGCGTCCCTGTTAAGGCCGTCTTCTACATCTCCATCGTCACTTTATGCGCTG CTTTGCCAATATCATCTCTGTTCCCTTTCCTCTATTTTATG GTCAGAGATTTTCACATTGCGGATAGGGAGGAAGATATTAGTTACTACGCTGGATATGTAG GTTCTTCATTCATGTTGGGAAGAGCTTTGACATCTATTCTTTGGGGAATGATTGCTGATCGTTATGGTCGAAAGCCAGTTGTCATTATCGGGACAATTACAGT GGTTATCTTCAATGCACTCTTTGGCCTTAGTACAGACTTTTGGATGGCTATTTTTTTGAGGTTTCTCATGGGCAGCTTGTGTGGAATAATTGGCACTATGAGG GCATATGCTTCTGAAATTTGCCGAAAAGAATACCATGCTTTGGGAATATCTGCT GTAAGCACATCATGGGGCATTGGTTTGGTTATTGGTCCTGCTATTGGAGGTTATCTTGCACAG CCTGCAGAAAAGTACCCTGGCGTATTCTCGAAGGACTCCTTATTCGGGAG ATTCCCATATTTGTTACCTTGtcttatgatatcactatttgcATTAGTTGCAACAGTAGTCTCCTTTTGGCTTCCG GAGACACTACACAAGCATAACAAAACTAACAAAGATCAAAGTGATCTCCATGATGTTGCAGAAGGAACTACAAATGGTTTAAATTTGTCTGAGAGCATGAAGCATTCTGAACGCAGAATCCCGAATTCCCAGAAAAGCCTTCTTAAGAATTGGCCCTTAGTGTCAGCTATTTTTGTCTATTGTGTTTTCCAGCTTCATGATATTGCCTATTTAGAG ATTTTTTCATTGTGGGCTGTCAGTCCAAGGAATCTTGGGGGTTTAAGCTTTACAACTGCTGATGTTGGACAAGTTCTTGCCATCACAG GTGTTGGTTTGTTACTCTTCCAGCTATTTGCTTACCCATTGGTCGAAAGGATTGTTGGGCCTGTCATGATTTCTCGTGTTGGCGCA GTATTAAGCATACCGTTGCTGGCAAGCTACCCATATATAGCTATGTTATCCGGTTTCTGCCTATCCATAGCTCTTAACTGCGCATCTATGTTAAAAAATGTGCTCTCG GTATCGATCACCACTGGATTGCTAATTATGCAGAATAGAGCTGTG GCCCAGGAGCAAAGAGGAGCTGCAAATGGCATTTCTATGTCTTCAATGTCTTTTTTCAAGACAATCGGCCCAGCAACTGGGGGTTCATT TTGTGAATGCTTACGTGCTATACTTAAATGCACTTCTGCTTCTGGTTGTTTGCTCGACTTGGACCTTGATGAAATTGTTTTTGTTTTGCACTTATGA
- the LOC107769493 gene encoding protein ZINC INDUCED FACILITATOR 1-like isoform X4 has product MLGRALTSILWGMIADRYGRKPVVIIGTITVVIFNALFGLSTDFWMAIFLRFLMGSLCGIIGTMRAYASEICRKEYHALGISAVSTSWGIGLVIGPAIGGYLAQPAEKYPGVFSKDSLFGRFPYLLPCLMISLFALVATVVSFWLPETLHKHNKTNKDQSDLHDVAEGTTNGLNLSESMKHSERRIPNSQKSLLKNWPLVSAIFVYCVFQLHDIAYLEIFSLWAVSPRNLGGLSFTTADVGQVLAITGVGLLLFQLFAYPLVERIVGPVMISRVGAVLSIPLLASYPYIAMLSGFCLSIALNCASMLKNVLSVSITTGLLIMQNRAVAQEQRGAANGISMSSMSFFKTIGPATGGSLLSWAQRRQDADILPGDQLVFFVLNVIELLGLLLTFRPFLQEPEDNIPKSKKDSADQSENGIQETLSLTELP; this is encoded by the exons ATGTTGGGAAGAGCTTTGACATCTATTCTTTGGGGAATGATTGCTGATCGTTATGGTCGAAAGCCAGTTGTCATTATCGGGACAATTACAGT GGTTATCTTCAATGCACTCTTTGGCCTTAGTACAGACTTTTGGATGGCTATTTTTTTGAGGTTTCTCATGGGCAGCTTGTGTGGAATAATTGGCACTATGAGG GCATATGCTTCTGAAATTTGCCGAAAAGAATACCATGCTTTGGGAATATCTGCT GTAAGCACATCATGGGGCATTGGTTTGGTTATTGGTCCTGCTATTGGAGGTTATCTTGCACAG CCTGCAGAAAAGTACCCTGGCGTATTCTCGAAGGACTCCTTATTCGGGAG ATTCCCATATTTGTTACCTTGtcttatgatatcactatttgcATTAGTTGCAACAGTAGTCTCCTTTTGGCTTCCG GAGACACTACACAAGCATAACAAAACTAACAAAGATCAAAGTGATCTCCATGATGTTGCAGAAGGAACTACAAATGGTTTAAATTTGTCTGAGAGCATGAAGCATTCTGAACGCAGAATCCCGAATTCCCAGAAAAGCCTTCTTAAGAATTGGCCCTTAGTGTCAGCTATTTTTGTCTATTGTGTTTTCCAGCTTCATGATATTGCCTATTTAGAG ATTTTTTCATTGTGGGCTGTCAGTCCAAGGAATCTTGGGGGTTTAAGCTTTACAACTGCTGATGTTGGACAAGTTCTTGCCATCACAG GTGTTGGTTTGTTACTCTTCCAGCTATTTGCTTACCCATTGGTCGAAAGGATTGTTGGGCCTGTCATGATTTCTCGTGTTGGCGCA GTATTAAGCATACCGTTGCTGGCAAGCTACCCATATATAGCTATGTTATCCGGTTTCTGCCTATCCATAGCTCTTAACTGCGCATCTATGTTAAAAAATGTGCTCTCG GTATCGATCACCACTGGATTGCTAATTATGCAGAATAGAGCTGTG GCCCAGGAGCAAAGAGGAGCTGCAAATGGCATTTCTATGTCTTCAATGTCTTTTTTCAAGACAATCGGCCCAGCAACTGGGGGTTCATT ATTGTCCTGGGCACAACGGCGTCAAGATGCTGATATTTTGCCAG GTGATCAGCTGGTTTTCTTTGTCCTCAATGTGATTGAGTTGCTGGGCTTACTTCTGACCTTCAGACCATTTCTGCAAGAGCCTGAAGACaacattcctaagtccaaaaaagACTCTGCAGATCAATCAGAAAATGGCATACAAGAGACGCTCTCACTAACAGAGTTGCCTTGA